A stretch of Oncorhynchus mykiss isolate Arlee chromosome 14, USDA_OmykA_1.1, whole genome shotgun sequence DNA encodes these proteins:
- the LOC110488762 gene encoding P2Y purinoceptor 4, which yields MDSAINSHLVQNLSILLSAGYFNETCRFDEEFKYILLPVSYSLVCVLGLVLNSVALWMFLTKMRPWNTSTVYMFHLALSDFLYVLSLPTLIYYYANRSHWPFGVAACKIVRFLFYANLYSSILFLTCISVHRYLGICHPIKALTMVKPRHAHTVCGMVWAAVTACLVPNLIFVTTSQRDNDTMCHDTTNPEQFEEYVDYSSVVMVLLFGVPFMVIMVCYCLMALALCRPRRGLSSSQQNSPSRTKSIKLIVVVLVVFAVCFVPFHITRTLYYTYRVLNAKCEFLNIVNFAYKITRPLASVNSCIDPLLYFLAGDHYRSKLVKALTGNRPTTTSLSAACLKKRPKKNHEIALVYKNPEPKASVEPMR from the coding sequence ATGGACTCAGCCATTAACAGCCACCTTGTGCAGAACCTGTCCATTCTTCTGAGTGCTGGTTATTTCAACGAGACCTGTCGCTTTGATGAGGAGTTTAAGTACATCCTACTGCCTGTTTCCTATAGCCTGGTGTGTGTTCTGGGTCTGGTGCTGAACTCTGTGGCTCTGTGGATGTTCCTGACCAAGATGCGCCCGTGGAACACCAGCACTGTCTACATGTTCCACCTGGCCCTCTCAGACTTCCTGTACGTTCTCTCCCTGCCCACCCTCATCTACTACTACGCTAACCGCAGCCACTGGCCCTTCGGCGTGGCCGCCTGCAAGATCGTCCGCTTCTTGTTTTATGCCAACCTCTACAGCAGCATCCTCTTCCTCACCTGCATCAGCGTCCACCGCTACCTGGGCATCTGCCACCCCATCAAGGCCCTGACCATGGTGAAGCCACGCCATGCCCACAccgtgtgtggtatggtgtgggcTGCTGTCACGGCGTGTCTGGTGCCCAACCTCATCTTTGTCACCACCAGCCAGAGGGACAACGACACGATGTGTCACGATACGACCAATCCCGAGCAGTTTGAGGAGTATGTGGACTACAGCTCTGTGGTCATGGTCCTGCTGTTCGGCGTCCCCTTCATGGTTATCATGGTCTGCTACTGTCTGATGGCACTGGCTCTGTGTCGGCCCAGACGGGGGCTCTCGTCCAGCCAGCAGAACTCACCCTCCCGCACCAAGTCCATCAAGCTAAttgtggtggtgctggtggtgttCGCCGTGTGTTTTGTACCCTTCCATATCACACGCACCCTCTACTATACCTACCGTGTACTGAATGCCAAATGTGAATTCCTGAACATCGTCAACTTTGCCTATAAGATCACCAGGCCTCTGGCCAGTGTGAACAGTTGTATTGATCCCCTCCTGTATTTCCTGGCTGGGGATCACTACCGCTCTAAGCTGGTCAAAGCTCTCACTGGAAATAGACCGACAACCACCagcctctctgctgcctgcctgaAAAAGCGCCCCAAAAAGAACCATGAGATTGCGCTGGTCTATAAGAACCCAGAGCCTAAAGCCAGCGTTGAACCTATGAGATAG